AGGAGCTTGATGCGCTTTCCCTTCTCGCCGATGAGTATTCGCTTCTGGCTGTCGCGTTCGACGTGGATCACTGCACGAATGTAGATGGGCGAGCGATCTTCGCGAAATTCCTCGATCTCGCAAGCGACGCTGTACGGCACCTCGGCGCCCAGCTGCTCGAGCGCCGTCTCGCGGATGAGCTCCGCAGCGAGAAAGCGGACTGAATGGATGCTTACGTCTTCGACCGGAAACAGGAACGGGCTTTCGGGAAGATGGCTTTCGATCGCCGCGATGAGGGCGGGAAATCCCTCACCGGTGAGCGCGGAGATGAAGATAGCATCCGGCAGGGCGAGAGCCAGTTTCTCACGTTGGCGACGATCGAGCAGATCGGATTTATTGAGTGCGACGATTATTGGAGCGCGTGGTGGAGATTCGAGACCAGCGACTTCGTTGAGAGGACCCGGGACACCCTCGCGCGCGTCACACACGTAGACTATGCAGTCGGCGTCGCGGAGTGCTGAAACGGCGGCAGACTGCATGGCGGTCTGGAGCAGATAGCCGGGATCCAGGAGGCCAGGGGTATCGGCCAGGATCATCTGGGTGTCGCCGTCGGTGCGTATGCCCACGATGCGATCGCGTGTGGACTGTGGCTTGTCGCTGGTGATGCTGAGCTTCTGGCCGACGAGTCGGTTGAGGAGCGTGGACTTGCCAGCGTTAGGCTTTCCGGCGACGGTGACTGTTCCGGCTCTGGTCATGGCGGTAGTGGAAAATACAAAAGGCCGTCCAGTGATGGACGGCCTTTTGAAAAGGTGCCGGCGACGGCCTACTCTCCCGCGATCTCTCGATCGGAGTACCATCGGCGCTGCAGGGCTTAACGCTCGTGTTCGGAACGGGAACGGGTGTGGCCCCTGCGCTCTAGTCGCCAGCGTAGGAAGATCGGAAGTCAGTAGTGATTGTGGTATAAGAAACTACGTATCGCAAGATCGCAGTTTTCTGCTGAGTCGCAACCTGTTGGTTGCTCGGGCTGGATCGGTATTCAGACCAGCCCAGATTTGGAGTCAAGCCTCTCGGGCGATATGTACTGCTTCGCTTGGAATAGATTGCTCCACTTCCACGTGCAGCCATTCGACGGGGTGTTCTTCCCCGGCCCTTTTGCCTTCTTAAGAAGGAGGGAGAGTTCATCTTGGGGGGCATTTCCCACTTAGATGCGTTCAGCGGTTCTTGCCACCAGTCATCGCTACCCGGCGCTGCAACTGGCGTCACAGCCGGTACACGAGCGGACTGTCCGACTCGGTCCTCTCGTACTAGAGTCCGCACCCCTCAACTCTCCAACGCCCGCAGCGGATACAGACCAAACTGTCTCACGACGTTTTGAACCCAGCTCATGTACCACTTTAACCGGCGAACAGCCGGACCCTTGGGACCTGCTCCA
The window above is part of the Gemmatimonadota bacterium genome. Proteins encoded here:
- the era gene encoding GTPase Era, with protein sequence MTRAGTVTVAGKPNAGKSTLLNRLVGQKLSITSDKPQSTRDRIVGIRTDGDTQMILADTPGLLDPGYLLQTAMQSAAVSALRDADCIVYVCDAREGVPGPLNEVAGLESPPRAPIIVALNKSDLLDRRQREKLALALPDAIFISALTGEGFPALIAAIESHLPESPFLFPVEDVSIHSVRFLAAELIRETALEQLGAEVPYSVACEIEEFREDRSPIYIRAVIHVERDSQKRILIGEKGKRIKLLGTAARKKIETLVGATVYLDLWVKVLQNWRKDAAALRRFGYTTHD